A part of Nostoc sp. KVJ3 genomic DNA contains:
- a CDS encoding IS4 family transposase: MLPEFYETNLKRELGRAEYLLLKILINLLQSIKTVSLEALATGLPIPILFESRRKKIQRFLSLNYINVEEIWFPIIKSWLEIYFPLNQVVYLVIDRTNWGCINLLMISVVWDKRSIPIYFELLGKLGSSNFDEQEAVFKKALPIFKNYKTVVLGDREFCSIKLANWLTEQKVYFCLRLKKDAFIEIEPEIWLQLRDLGLAPGLSFFYQGIKYTKSTGFITFNLAGKWKRKRFGVAPEEAWFILTNLDDLDSAIIAYKQRFDIEEMFRDFKSGGYNLEDTNVSGQRLISLILLISLAYTSATISGQKIKRMGVQKYVGRIKESLRTIRRHSSFYIGLYGSNWVNFMENSYELVSELMTLAPNKRKYYQQGERAMKLILSAS, translated from the coding sequence ATGTTACCAGAATTCTACGAGACAAACCTCAAGCGAGAATTGGGACGTGCAGAATATTTATTACTAAAAATTCTAATTAATTTATTACAATCAATAAAAACTGTAAGCCTTGAAGCATTGGCTACTGGTTTACCTATCCCCATATTATTTGAAAGTAGAAGAAAGAAAATCCAACGATTCTTATCTTTAAATTATATAAATGTTGAAGAGATATGGTTCCCAATTATTAAAAGTTGGCTAGAAATATATTTTCCTTTAAATCAAGTTGTTTATTTAGTAATAGACAGGACTAATTGGGGATGTATTAATTTATTAATGATCAGCGTAGTTTGGGATAAGAGGTCTATCCCAATATATTTTGAGTTGTTAGGCAAGTTAGGTTCGAGTAATTTTGATGAGCAAGAAGCAGTATTCAAAAAAGCATTACCGATTTTCAAGAATTATAAAACTGTAGTGTTAGGAGACCGAGAATTTTGTTCAATAAAGCTGGCTAACTGGTTGACAGAGCAGAAAGTATATTTCTGTTTACGCTTAAAAAAGGATGCATTTATAGAAATAGAACCGGAAATTTGGCTGCAATTAAGAGATTTAGGTTTAGCACCTGGACTTTCTTTCTTTTATCAAGGTATTAAATATACAAAATCTACAGGATTTATTACCTTTAATCTTGCAGGTAAATGGAAACGTAAACGCTTTGGAGTTGCGCCGGAAGAGGCTTGGTTTATCTTAACTAATTTAGATGATTTAGATTCGGCGATTATTGCTTATAAACAGCGTTTTGATATTGAAGAGATGTTTAGAGATTTTAAAAGCGGTGGTTATAACTTGGAAGATACTAATGTATCAGGTCAAAGGCTAATTTCCCTAATATTATTAATCTCGCTCGCCTATACAAGTGCAACTATATCTGGTCAAAAAATTAAACGCATGGGTGTTCAAAAATATGTTGGACGAATTAAAGAATCTTTAAGGACAATTCGCCGTCATAGCAGTTTTTATATTGGATTATATGGGTCTAACTGGGTCAATTTCATGGAAAATTCTTATGAATTGGTGTCCGAGTTAATGACACTAGCTCCTAATAAGCGTAAGTATTATCAACAAGGCGAAAGAGCTATGAAGCTTATTTTATCTGCATCCTAG
- a CDS encoding relaxase/mobilization nuclease domain-containing protein — translation MIGNQTKGKSFRGLLDYLENKEQSSLIGGNMFGRNARELAREFRLSRQLNPEAEKVVHHVSLSLSPGEQLDNDTWCLVADKYIEEMGYTANQYAIYRHSDRNHDHIHICASRISLDDGKITRDSWEYVRSEKIIRQLELEYGLQQTLSSKEKLNRAPSYGQQRRIEREQLEYEHGLRNTPPQQSIKTQLIEVIDRAIVDKPTMPQLVERLQLQGVEVRHGLTRNGKSKGISYSWNDQKFSGTSLGPAYTFPGLQKHKFIDYQPQRDDELIENLLKNPKEQAVESQRFINTIVDFIEQSVVDDALAETLPQLTEQLSIYRQQLFRAKTAFNDFETALTTELQSHADQKAILSISDYIEQSAIESALTETVLGLTEQLSQYKEQLFIDKTTFNDFDEAFTAELQSHAVKKAILSIFDYIEQSTIESALTETVLGLTEQISQYKEQLFIDKTTFNDFDEAFTAELQSHAVKKTISSIFDSYGGTKRARMQIK, via the coding sequence ATGATTGGCAACCAAACCAAGGGTAAAAGCTTTCGTGGACTCCTTGACTATCTTGAAAACAAAGAGCAGTCATCTTTAATTGGCGGCAATATGTTTGGCAGAAATGCCAGAGAACTCGCTAGAGAATTCCGACTGTCTCGACAACTTAATCCAGAAGCGGAGAAAGTAGTTCACCATGTTTCGCTCTCACTAAGCCCAGGCGAACAGCTAGACAATGATACTTGGTGCCTTGTAGCCGACAAGTACATCGAGGAAATGGGTTACACAGCTAACCAATATGCCATCTACCGCCACAGCGACCGCAACCACGACCATATACATATTTGCGCCAGCAGAATCAGTTTGGATGACGGCAAGATTACCCGCGATAGCTGGGAGTATGTGCGCTCTGAAAAAATCATTCGACAGCTAGAACTAGAATATGGTTTACAGCAAACTCTAAGTAGCAAGGAGAAACTGAACCGCGCCCCCAGCTATGGGCAACAGCGACGAATCGAAAGGGAACAACTAGAATACGAGCATGGTTTGAGAAACACGCCGCCACAACAGTCAATCAAAACCCAACTAATTGAAGTAATCGACCGCGCCATAGTAGATAAACCGACTATGCCGCAACTGGTTGAGCGATTGCAATTACAAGGTGTAGAAGTTCGTCACGGATTAACACGCAACGGTAAAAGTAAGGGCATCTCGTACTCGTGGAATGACCAGAAATTCAGCGGCACATCTTTGGGGCCTGCCTATACATTCCCAGGTTTACAAAAACATAAGTTTATTGACTACCAGCCCCAACGGGATGATGAGCTTATTGAGAATCTGTTGAAGAATCCTAAAGAGCAAGCAGTGGAGAGCCAAAGATTCATAAATACAATCGTTGACTTTATTGAACAGTCAGTAGTTGATGATGCCTTGGCTGAAACGTTGCCACAATTAACAGAACAACTATCTATTTATCGGCAACAACTCTTTCGAGCTAAAACTGCATTCAATGACTTTGAAACAGCGTTGACGACTGAGTTGCAATCCCACGCAGATCAGAAAGCAATTTTGTCAATCTCTGATTATATTGAGCAATCAGCTATCGAGTCAGCTTTAACTGAAACAGTATTAGGATTAACAGAGCAACTATCTCAATACAAAGAGCAACTATTTATTGATAAAACTACATTCAATGACTTTGATGAAGCATTTACGGCTGAGTTGCAATCCCATGCAGTGAAGAAAGCCATTTTATCAATCTTTGATTATATTGAGCAATCAACTATCGAGTCAGCTTTAACTGAAACAGTATTAGGATTAACAGAGCAAATTTCTCAATACAAAGAGCAACTATTTATTGATAAAACTACATTCAATGACTTTGATGAAGCATTTACGGCTGAGTTGCAATCCCATGCAGTGAAGAAAACCATTTCATCAATCTTTGATTCTTACGGGGGGACAAAAAGGGCTAGGATGCAGATAAAATAA
- a CDS encoding MobC family plasmid mobilization relaxosome protein, which produces MRPKLSKNLLRTKTLEARVNVIEHEMIKLKAQDAGLSIAELTRRSVLLKPLPKRLSKITLATYRELVRIGNNINQLTRATNTAIKMGLRPPADPEQLKQLQELLQQIGRELSQIETEITDDDDIDDDGEQEDWE; this is translated from the coding sequence ATGCGTCCTAAACTGTCAAAAAACCTGCTTCGTACCAAGACATTAGAAGCTCGTGTCAACGTAATCGAACACGAGATGATTAAGTTGAAAGCACAAGACGCGGGACTAAGCATAGCTGAATTAACAAGACGCAGTGTTTTACTAAAACCACTGCCCAAACGACTGAGCAAAATAACCCTAGCTACTTATAGAGAATTAGTACGCATCGGCAACAATATTAATCAACTTACCAGAGCCACCAATACAGCTATTAAAATGGGACTGCGACCACCCGCAGATCCAGAACAACTAAAACAGCTACAAGAACTCTTACAACAAATTGGTCGGGAACTGTCCCAAATTGAAACTGAAATTACCGATGACGATGACATTGACGACGACGGAGAGCAGGAGGACTGGGAGTAA
- a CDS encoding ATP-binding protein encodes MAVSLPNGSYYNTLVGKTDANNLDRDFIQKAMAGQVNISDPFISRTSGIPAVAISSPIRQSYDLTSRPIGVLNGSLKVDRIIQVVNRLHYGNGSYAFALNSKGEPIIHPNPAVMSTLEKPAHSFLESADPNLAALASRMVNQQQGIELIPIDGTNKYVAYVHLKQANWSIALVIPRENIESQLKALNLLASILGGLLGVAAIIAWRQIQLSQQAKMQVVLLSQQQKTLQQQSLELEQALRELQQTQAQLIQTEKMSSLSQLVAGLAHEINNPISFIYSNITPAHEYLQDLLRLLQLYQHHYPQPVPEIQDEAEAIELNFLMQDLPKLLTSMKLGADRIKQIVLSLRNFSRLDEAEMKLVNIHEGIDSTLMFLESRLKATPDHPAIEILKEYADLPLVECYAGELNQVFIKLITNAIDAIEESFVICHLLPQGEDSASTSLIRRKGQIRIQTELTADKQIIIRIVDNGVGIPENLQNQLFNPFFTTKPVGKGTGLGLSISYQIVTQKHQGKLQCNSTLGKGTEFVMAIPLNQQRQQAA; translated from the coding sequence ATGGCAGTTTCGCTGCCCAACGGTTCCTATTACAACACTTTGGTAGGTAAAACTGATGCCAACAACTTGGATCGGGATTTTATTCAAAAAGCAATGGCAGGACAAGTCAATATATCAGATCCCTTCATCAGTCGGACTTCTGGAATTCCGGCTGTGGCGATCTCTTCTCCTATTCGCCAAAGTTATGACCTTACCAGTCGTCCTATTGGAGTTTTGAACGGTAGCTTGAAGGTAGATCGAATTATTCAAGTAGTCAACAGACTGCACTACGGTAATGGCAGTTATGCATTTGCACTTAACTCCAAGGGAGAGCCAATTATTCATCCCAATCCAGCGGTGATGTCAACTCTAGAAAAACCTGCCCACAGTTTTCTAGAGTCAGCCGACCCTAACTTAGCGGCGCTTGCTAGTCGTATGGTCAACCAACAGCAAGGAATCGAACTCATTCCCATTGATGGCACCAACAAATATGTTGCTTATGTTCATCTCAAACAAGCGAATTGGTCAATAGCTCTGGTTATACCGCGTGAAAACATCGAATCTCAACTAAAAGCGCTGAACTTACTTGCTTCCATATTGGGTGGACTACTTGGGGTCGCAGCAATTATAGCTTGGCGACAAATACAACTATCTCAACAAGCGAAAATGCAGGTTGTGCTGCTTAGTCAACAACAAAAAACATTACAACAGCAATCGCTTGAACTGGAGCAAGCTTTACGAGAATTGCAACAAACTCAAGCTCAGTTGATTCAAACTGAAAAAATGTCTAGCTTAAGTCAGTTAGTAGCAGGACTAGCACATGAAATTAACAACCCAATCAGCTTTATTTATAGTAATATCACTCCCGCCCATGAATATCTCCAAGATTTGCTCAGATTACTGCAACTTTACCAACATCACTATCCCCAGCCGGTGCCAGAAATTCAAGATGAGGCAGAAGCAATTGAATTGAATTTCTTGATGCAAGACTTGCCGAAGTTGCTGACTTCGATGAAACTCGGTGCGGACAGAATTAAACAAATTGTGCTATCTCTCCGAAACTTCTCACGCTTAGATGAGGCAGAAATGAAACTGGTAAACATCCATGAAGGTATCGATAGTACACTAATGTTTTTAGAAAGCCGCCTCAAGGCTACACCAGATCATCCAGCAATTGAAATTCTCAAAGAATATGCTGACCTGCCACTGGTGGAATGCTATGCCGGAGAACTCAATCAGGTGTTTATAAAACTTATAACAAACGCAATTGATGCCATAGAAGAGTCATTCGTTATTTGTCATCTCCTGCCTCAAGGTGAAGACAGCGCGTCTACTTCATTGATAAGGCGTAAAGGTCAAATTCGCATTCAAACTGAACTTACTGCTGACAAACAAATAATTATTCGCATTGTTGATAATGGAGTTGGGATTCCTGAAAATTTGCAAAACCAATTATTTAATCCCTTTTTTACTACTAAACCTGTTGGCAAAGGTACAGGCTTAGGTTTATCTATCAGTTATCAGATTGTTACTCAAAAACATCAAGGAAAATTGCAGTGTAATTCCACTTTGGGTAAAGGTACAGAATTTGTGATGGCAATTCCATTAAACCAGCAAAGGCAGCAAGCTGCCTAA